The genomic segment aaaaaaataatatagtttattttagataatGCATGTTAGAAGTGCTGTTGTATCTTACCTAAAATTTCTAAAAGACTAATTAGAAAGTTTAGTAATAGTAATATTAGATATCGATTCCCTAACCAAACTATAGACCATTCCTAAAGATACCATTCGAGAATTGTTGCCACAACATCACGCTCTTCGCCAAAAGGGTATGACGGGTTCTACCTTTAACATCGATTAAGTGTGCATCGATTATATAATCTTCAACGATGCCATATTTATGCATTATCATGCTAGTTCCTCTTCCACTAATGTGGCCATGGCTTTCATTGTAGGGCAAACACCTGTTGGGAAGGCAAGGGTTCTATTTTTCTTCGTAATTCTGCATAGTCAAGTTGAAGTATTACTACTGAAGTAGTTGAAAAATACTCGAAGGAGATGATGAACAAGAATTCAAGTTTTGTAAGTTggctaaatttaataattaaagagGAGTTCAAGTTTCATAAGTTGGTTTAATTTAAGttaaggttaaaaataaaaatacttatgaaatcattatttatttctaacGTTATCGACTCGAAAGTAGTTAATGTTAATGGAAGACTTCTTGATAGAAAATCTATGGAAGAAGATTTATTTCGGGCTGTAACAGGTGGGGGAGGATCAAGCTTCGGAGTTATTCTTGcatataataaaatcaacattGTTCGCGTTCCTGAAATAGTCTCTGTCTTTCAAGTTCAAAGAACAGTCGACCAAAATGGAACAGATATTGTTGAGCAGTGGCAACAAGTTGCTTACAATCTTGATGATGAACTTTTCATTAGGACTGACATGGATGTGGTAAACAGTGCCACTCGAATCGGTGAAAAGACTGTAAGAACTACTTTCTTAGCCTTGCTCCTTGGAGACTTGAAAAGACTGCTTTCTATCATGAATGCAAGCTTCCCTAAACTGGGTTTGCTTCGGTCAGACTGTTTCGAAATTAGTTGGCTTGAGTCAGTCCTTTTCTGGGCAAACTTCCCTCTTGAGACACCAACTGATGCTTTGCTAAGTGGAACACCGCAATCACTGACTTACTTGAAAATTAAATCAGATTATGTTCAAAAGCCAATTCCAAGGGATGGTTTGGAGGGCATATGGAAGAAAATGGTCGAGCTACAAGTGCCTGTGGCATAGTTTCAATCCTAATGGAGGAAAGATTTGGGAGAAAAGCTACTTGGAAGGAAGTGTTTATGggatcaaatattttaaggAGAATTTCAACAGGTTGGTTGAAATCAAGACTAAGGCTGATCCTTCCAATTTCTTCAGGAATGAACAAAGTATTCCTACTCTTCCATATGGCTTAGTTTTGACAAGTTGTttactattaaattaatttgtttgttgtcctagaaaaaatttatatttatagtgcTCATGTATCCTGTTAGTGGCGttacacattgaaaaaaaaaatatgaccgACTGGTTAGTAAAAatatgtttcaatttttttgggaaatatttttgtttttgtgctaGTTATATAGTTTGTTTCCTTATGGTTTTAGCTTtccttcttataaaaaaataataataaaagaaactatATAGTTATTACCATGGCCATGATCGCAATCCAATCTAtatatccattttaattttacttcGACCCAACTATTAAAAAACTATGTCGGGCTCAATATCTCTA from the Populus nigra chromosome 9, ddPopNigr1.1, whole genome shotgun sequence genome contains:
- the LOC133703326 gene encoding berberine bridge enzyme-like 8, with the protein product MKSLFISNVIDSKVVNVNGRLLDRKSMEEDLFRAVTGGGGSSFGVILAYNKINIVRVPEIVSVFQVQRTVDQNGTDIVEQWQQVAYNLDDELFIRTDMDVVNSATRIGEKTVRTTFLALLLGDLKRLLSIMNASFPKLGLLRSDCFEISWLESVLFWANFPLETPTDALLSGTPQSLTYLKIKSDYVQKPIPRDGLEGIWKKMVELQVPVA